A window of the Rhodoluna limnophila genome harbors these coding sequences:
- the dnaN gene encoding DNA polymerase III subunit beta gives MKFQVNKDVLSEAVSFAVRLLPQRTTLPILGGILIEADANALRLSVFDYEVSAQAEIVAKVETSGRVLVSGRLLSEIASKLPNAPVEFATDGSKVTVSCGSTKFSLLTMPVEEYPTLPEIPAISGTISGEAFADAVHQVAVAASKDDVTPVLTGVQLETGEKSISFVATDRYRVALREAAWVASPSGAGSVALVPARTLQEVAKTFGNQGEISIAIAKTDDREMIAFKANNRSVTSLLLKGNFPPVKSLFPTDIDNFAVVSTGDLVDSTRRVALVLERESPLRYSFNEGELSLEATGNETAQASENINAELTGKEIVVSLKPQFLIDGLAGVHGEFVKIAFTNNDNPNKPGPVLISSHGSKEKTDSDSYRYLLQPNLLVR, from the coding sequence TTGAAGTTCCAAGTCAACAAAGACGTGCTCAGCGAAGCTGTTTCTTTTGCTGTCCGCCTTTTGCCTCAGCGCACCACTTTGCCAATTCTTGGCGGAATCCTGATCGAGGCAGATGCCAACGCACTTCGTCTATCGGTGTTTGACTACGAAGTATCAGCCCAGGCAGAAATCGTTGCCAAGGTAGAAACCTCAGGACGAGTTTTGGTTTCAGGCCGTTTGCTTTCTGAAATTGCCAGCAAACTACCTAATGCACCGGTTGAATTTGCCACCGACGGTTCAAAAGTCACCGTTTCATGTGGATCAACCAAGTTCTCACTTTTGACCATGCCGGTTGAGGAATACCCAACGCTTCCTGAAATTCCAGCTATTTCAGGCACCATTTCTGGCGAAGCTTTTGCCGATGCCGTTCACCAAGTGGCTGTTGCCGCTTCAAAGGATGACGTAACTCCGGTATTGACCGGTGTTCAGCTAGAAACCGGCGAAAAGTCAATTTCTTTTGTTGCAACCGACCGCTACCGCGTTGCACTGCGAGAAGCAGCCTGGGTAGCAAGCCCATCAGGCGCCGGATCAGTAGCACTGGTACCAGCAAGAACTTTGCAAGAAGTTGCTAAGACATTTGGTAACCAGGGTGAAATTTCTATTGCAATTGCTAAGACTGACGATCGCGAAATGATTGCTTTCAAGGCAAACAACAGATCAGTGACTTCATTGCTACTCAAGGGCAACTTTCCGCCGGTAAAGAGCTTGTTCCCAACTGACATCGATAACTTTGCCGTTGTTTCTACTGGTGATCTAGTTGATTCAACCCGTCGAGTAGCTCTAGTTCTTGAGCGCGAGAGCCCACTTCGATACAGCTTCAACGAGGGTGAGCTTTCATTGGAGGCCACCGGCAATGAAACTGCTCAGGCGTCTGAAAACATCAATGCCGAGCTAACCGGAAAAGAAATTGTTGTTTCGCTCAAGCCGCAGTTCTTGATTGATGGCCTAGCCGGTGTTCACGGAGAATTTGTGAAAATTGCATTCACCAACAACGACAACCCAAACAAACCGGGTCCGGTTCTGATTTCTAGCCACGGATCAAAAGAAAAGACCGACTCTGACAGCTACCGTTACCTGCTTCAGCCAAACCTTTTGGTTCGCTAG
- the recF gene encoding DNA replication/repair protein RecF (All proteins in this family for which functions are known are DNA-binding proteins that assist the filamentation of RecA onto DNA for the initiation of recombination or recombinational repair.) gives MYIKHLSLAQFRNYKSAELSLSQGVNLLVGPNGQGKTNLVEAIRYLSTISSHRVAGYLPLIQQNQSQAVIRAMASFDERDVLIELEINRDSANKARINKSPAPKVRDILGFVNSVTFAPEDLDIVKRDPSNRRAFIDELVIQVWPRFAGVYSDYERVLKQRNTLLKTARQTGTKGSALSTLDAWDASLVSYGSEIIAARLDLIERLRPHLFEAYQSIAIANNEPRILVKSSLLGAAIVQFDEDSEDLEYINTSDRTEITELYSKKLSFVRPKELERGITLVGPHRDDLVLMLGDLPAKGYASHGESWSYALALRLASIALLRAETRSGDPILILDDVFAELDSGRRERLAGMVANNEQVLITAAVAEDIPKALQATVFNVISGTVAGG, from the coding sequence ATGTACATAAAGCATCTTTCGCTCGCCCAATTTCGTAATTACAAAAGTGCAGAGCTTTCGCTTTCGCAAGGCGTCAACCTACTGGTTGGACCAAATGGCCAGGGCAAGACCAATCTGGTTGAGGCAATCCGCTATTTATCAACAATCAGTAGCCACAGAGTTGCGGGCTACCTTCCGCTGATTCAACAAAACCAAAGCCAGGCGGTCATCCGGGCTATGGCAAGTTTTGATGAGCGCGATGTACTAATCGAACTTGAAATCAACCGGGATTCTGCCAATAAGGCCCGAATCAATAAATCACCCGCCCCTAAAGTGCGCGACATCCTTGGGTTTGTAAATTCTGTTACATTCGCCCCAGAAGACCTAGACATCGTGAAGCGTGATCCAAGTAATCGACGCGCTTTTATCGACGAACTTGTAATTCAGGTGTGGCCAAGATTTGCCGGTGTTTATTCAGATTATGAGCGTGTGCTGAAACAAAGAAACACTCTTCTAAAAACCGCCAGACAAACCGGAACCAAAGGTTCGGCTCTGAGCACACTGGATGCCTGGGATGCATCATTGGTTTCTTACGGATCTGAAATTATTGCCGCAAGGCTGGACCTGATTGAAAGATTGCGCCCACACCTTTTTGAGGCATACCAATCCATAGCGATTGCAAACAACGAGCCAAGGATTTTGGTCAAATCATCTCTATTGGGTGCCGCAATTGTGCAGTTTGATGAAGACTCTGAAGATTTGGAGTACATCAACACCTCTGATCGAACGGAAATAACCGAGCTGTACAGCAAAAAGTTGTCATTCGTTCGGCCAAAAGAGCTGGAGCGGGGAATTACATTAGTTGGCCCGCACCGCGATGACTTGGTATTGATGCTGGGAGACTTACCGGCCAAAGGGTATGCAAGCCACGGGGAATCTTGGTCTTACGCCCTGGCATTGAGATTGGCTTCAATTGCGCTGCTGCGCGCCGAAACCAGATCTGGCGACCCAATTTTGATTTTGGATGACGTGTTTGCCGAATTGGACTCTGGGCGACGAGAGCGATTGGCCGGAATGGTAGCCAATAACGAGCAGGTTTTGATTACCGCGGCCGTAGCTGAGGACATCCCAAAGGCCCTTCAGGCCACAGTATTTAATGTAATTTCGGGCACGGTAGCCGGTGGATAA
- a CDS encoding DUF721 domain-containing protein — protein sequence MREAVTGRLSREAKRIAEKENAKNSRPFEKGRDIIAAGDSIEGLLKSFRWESQLSEADLFNNWATVVGETNAASSQPEALINGVLTIRCKSTAWATQLRLMQTQLLEQIRAAFPKLEITSLKLLGPDAPSWKKGPRSVPGRGPRDTYG from the coding sequence ATGCGCGAGGCCGTTACCGGAAGGCTGAGCCGCGAAGCCAAGCGCATTGCCGAAAAAGAAAACGCCAAAAACTCTCGTCCTTTTGAGAAGGGGCGGGACATCATTGCCGCCGGAGACTCTATCGAGGGACTCTTAAAGTCATTCCGCTGGGAAAGTCAGCTTTCAGAGGCCGATCTATTCAATAATTGGGCCACCGTGGTTGGCGAAACTAACGCTGCCAGCTCTCAGCCAGAGGCACTAATCAACGGGGTACTGACAATTAGGTGCAAGTCAACCGCCTGGGCCACCCAATTGAGACTCATGCAGACTCAACTTTTAGAGCAAATTAGAGCTGCTTTTCCGAAGCTTGAAATTACAAGTTTGAAGCTGTTGGGGCCGGATGCTCCGAGTTGGAAAAAGGGCCCTCGATCGGTGCCCGGAAGAGGCCCGAGAGACACCTACGGATAA
- the gyrB gene encoding DNA topoisomerase (ATP-hydrolyzing) subunit B, whose product MSDSTYEAGNIQVLEGLEAVRKRPGMYIGSTGPRGLHHLVYEIVDNSVDEALAGYCDTINVTITKDGWIRVKDNGRGIPVSTHPTEGISTVQVVLTILHAGGKFGGGGYAVSGGLHGVGASVVNALSTQLRVQVAREGFLWNQSYKIGVPDAPLAKGKPADYTGTQIEFLASPEIFETVEYDYETLRARFQQMCFLNKGLRISLEDERTGRTDTYHYENGLRDYVEYLNVSKKNEIVNEEIISFESETKEKNMSVEIAMQWTNAYNESVHTYANTINTHEGGTHEEGFRAALTSLLNKYAREKNLLKEKDENLSGDDCREGLTCVISVKLSEPQFEGQTKTKLGNTEAKAFVQRVVNEELGDWLGRNPNVAKDIIRKAIQAATARHAARKAREATRRKGLLESGGMPGKLRDCSSRKPELSEIYLVEGDSAGGSAVRGRNPETQAILPLRGKVLNVEKARLDRALGNAEVQAIITAFGTGIGEEFDVSKARYHKCILMADADVDGLHIRTLILTLLFRYMRPLIEHGYVYLAQPPLFKIKWSNSEHQYVYSDAQRDKALADGAAAGKRIPKENAIQRYKGLGEMDYDELWDTTMDPDKRTLLQVTLEDAALADEVFSTLMGEDVDARRSFIQQNAKDVRFLDI is encoded by the coding sequence ATGTCTGACAGCACTTACGAAGCCGGAAATATCCAGGTCCTCGAGGGCCTAGAAGCAGTGCGCAAGCGCCCCGGCATGTACATCGGTTCTACCGGCCCGCGTGGTTTGCACCACTTGGTTTACGAAATCGTTGACAACTCTGTTGACGAGGCACTGGCTGGGTACTGTGACACCATCAACGTCACCATTACCAAAGACGGCTGGATCCGCGTAAAAGACAACGGTCGCGGTATTCCGGTGTCTACCCACCCAACCGAGGGAATCTCAACCGTTCAGGTTGTTCTGACCATTCTTCACGCCGGCGGTAAGTTCGGTGGTGGTGGCTACGCAGTTTCAGGTGGTCTTCACGGTGTGGGTGCATCGGTGGTAAACGCACTTTCTACTCAGCTACGGGTTCAGGTTGCCCGCGAAGGTTTCTTGTGGAACCAGAGCTACAAGATTGGTGTGCCTGATGCCCCGCTTGCCAAGGGTAAGCCAGCTGATTACACCGGAACCCAGATTGAGTTTTTGGCCAGCCCAGAAATTTTTGAAACCGTAGAGTACGACTACGAGACCCTCCGTGCCCGCTTCCAGCAGATGTGCTTCTTGAACAAGGGCCTGCGCATCTCACTAGAAGACGAGCGCACCGGCCGGACCGACACCTATCACTACGAAAACGGTCTTCGCGACTACGTTGAGTACCTCAACGTTTCAAAGAAAAACGAAATCGTCAACGAAGAAATCATCTCTTTTGAGTCAGAGACCAAAGAGAAGAACATGTCGGTTGAGATTGCCATGCAGTGGACCAACGCCTACAACGAGAGCGTCCACACCTACGCAAACACCATCAACACTCACGAGGGTGGAACCCACGAAGAGGGCTTCCGCGCCGCACTTACATCGCTGCTAAATAAATACGCACGAGAGAAGAACCTGCTCAAGGAAAAAGACGAGAACCTGTCTGGTGACGACTGCCGCGAAGGCCTAACTTGCGTGATCTCGGTAAAGCTTTCTGAGCCTCAGTTTGAGGGCCAGACCAAGACCAAGCTGGGCAACACCGAGGCCAAGGCCTTTGTTCAGCGTGTGGTCAACGAAGAGCTAGGCGACTGGCTTGGCCGCAACCCAAACGTTGCCAAAGACATTATTCGTAAGGCAATTCAGGCTGCCACTGCTCGCCACGCAGCCCGCAAGGCTCGCGAGGCTACCCGCCGCAAGGGATTGCTTGAGTCTGGCGGTATGCCGGGCAAGCTTCGCGACTGCTCAAGCCGCAAGCCAGAACTTTCAGAAATCTACCTAGTTGAGGGTGACTCAGCGGGTGGTTCAGCCGTTCGTGGCCGCAACCCAGAGACTCAGGCAATTTTGCCTCTCCGCGGTAAGGTCTTGAACGTCGAGAAAGCGCGCCTAGATCGTGCCCTCGGCAACGCCGAGGTTCAGGCAATCATCACAGCTTTCGGTACCGGCATCGGTGAAGAATTTGACGTCTCTAAGGCCCGCTACCACAAGTGCATTTTGATGGCCGACGCCGATGTTGACGGCCTGCACATCCGCACCCTGATTCTGACCCTGCTGTTCCGCTACATGCGCCCACTTATCGAGCACGGATACGTTTACTTGGCACAGCCACCACTATTCAAGATCAAGTGGTCAAACTCAGAGCACCAATACGTTTACTCAGATGCCCAGCGTGACAAGGCCCTGGCAGATGGCGCTGCAGCTGGCAAGCGTATTCCTAAAGAAAACGCCATCCAGCGTTACAAGGGTTTGGGTGAGATGGACTATGACGAACTTTGGGACACCACCATGGACCCAGACAAGCGCACCTTGCTTCAGGTAACTCTCGAAGATGCAGCCCTGGCTGATGAGGTTTTCTCAACCCTGATGGGTGAAGACGTAGATGCTCGCCGCTCATTCATTCAGCAGAACGCAAAGGATGTCCGCTTCCTAGACATCTAG
- the gyrA gene encoding DNA gyrase subunit A encodes MADETTNASGLIDNIEQVDLQVEMQRSYLDYAMSVIVGRALPDVRDGLKPVHRRVIYAMFDGGYRPDKQFSKCSRVVGDVMGQYHPHGDSAIYDTMVRLTQDWNLRYPLISGQGNFGSPGNDPAAAPRYTECRMAPLAMEMVRDIDEETVDFQDNYDGRTQEPTVLPSRIPNLLVNGSIGIAVGMATNIPPHNLREVADGAQWYLKNPEATREELLEALIERIKGPDFPTGAHILGRKGIEEAYRTGRGSVTMRAIINVEELHGRTCLVVTELPYQVNPDNLAEKIAGLVKEGRLQGIADIRDETSGRTGQRLVIVLKKDAVARVVLNNLYKLTPLQENFSANMLALVDGVPRTLSLDGFISNWVEHQVEVIVRRTQFRLRKAEERAHILRGYLKALDALDAVIALIRKSANVEDAREGLMALLSIDELQARAILNMQLRQLAALERQKIIDEAAELEAQIIDFKAIIADPVRQRTIISEELDEVVAKHGDDRRSAIIAGFDGDVSVEDLIPEEEMVISLTRGGYIKRTKSDNYRQQHRGGKGVKGANLRADDVVEHFFVTTTHHWLLFFTNKGRVYRTKAYEVLEGGRDTKGQHVANLLALQPDEQIAQVLDLKDYQQAPYLVLATRDGLVKKTSLDAYDTARTGGIIAIKLREGDELVSAMLASEADDLLLVSHKGMSIRFSASDEMLRPMGRDTSGNIGMNFREGDHLLSASVINDADEAFVFVVTEGGYAKRTEVSQYRPQNRGGLGIKVAKLEEKRGDLVGAIIVAEDDEVLVVLASGKVVRSAVNEVPAKGRDTMGVVFARFEEDDVILGLAKNTERNLESNEIAGDDEVEAAEVATEGAAE; translated from the coding sequence ATGGCTGACGAAACCACCAATGCAAGTGGACTAATCGACAATATTGAGCAGGTCGACCTTCAGGTCGAAATGCAGCGCAGCTACCTCGACTACGCAATGAGCGTTATCGTGGGCCGCGCCCTTCCAGACGTTCGCGATGGCCTGAAGCCAGTTCACCGCCGCGTTATCTATGCAATGTTTGATGGCGGTTACCGCCCAGACAAGCAGTTCTCAAAGTGCTCGCGCGTTGTCGGAGACGTTATGGGTCAGTACCACCCACACGGTGACAGCGCGATTTACGACACCATGGTACGACTTACTCAGGACTGGAACCTTCGCTACCCACTAATCTCAGGCCAAGGAAACTTTGGTTCACCGGGTAACGACCCTGCCGCTGCACCTCGATACACCGAGTGCCGCATGGCTCCTTTGGCCATGGAGATGGTTCGCGACATCGACGAAGAAACCGTTGATTTCCAGGACAACTACGATGGCCGCACCCAGGAACCAACCGTTCTACCGAGCCGCATCCCGAACCTACTGGTCAACGGATCAATCGGTATCGCGGTTGGTATGGCCACCAACATTCCACCTCACAACCTTCGTGAAGTAGCCGATGGTGCTCAGTGGTACCTAAAGAACCCAGAGGCAACCCGCGAAGAACTGCTTGAGGCATTGATCGAGCGCATCAAGGGCCCAGACTTCCCAACCGGCGCACACATTCTTGGCCGCAAGGGAATCGAAGAGGCGTACCGCACCGGTCGTGGCTCGGTCACCATGCGCGCAATCATCAATGTTGAAGAGCTGCACGGCCGCACCTGTTTGGTTGTAACCGAGCTGCCTTACCAGGTAAACCCTGACAACTTGGCAGAAAAGATTGCCGGCTTGGTCAAGGAAGGCCGCCTTCAGGGCATCGCCGACATCCGTGACGAAACCTCAGGCCGTACCGGTCAGCGCTTGGTAATTGTGCTCAAGAAAGACGCTGTTGCCCGCGTTGTTTTGAACAACCTTTACAAGCTGACCCCGTTGCAAGAGAACTTCAGCGCAAACATGCTGGCTCTGGTTGATGGTGTTCCGCGTACCTTGAGTCTTGATGGCTTTATCAGCAACTGGGTTGAGCACCAGGTTGAGGTTATTGTTCGCCGCACCCAGTTCCGTCTGCGTAAGGCTGAAGAGCGTGCCCACATTTTGCGTGGTTACCTAAAGGCTCTCGACGCACTCGACGCCGTAATTGCTTTGATTCGCAAGAGCGCCAACGTTGAAGACGCACGCGAAGGCTTGATGGCCTTGCTGAGCATCGATGAACTGCAGGCACGTGCAATTCTGAACATGCAGTTGCGCCAGCTTGCAGCCCTTGAACGCCAGAAAATCATTGATGAAGCAGCCGAGCTTGAGGCTCAGATCATTGACTTCAAGGCAATCATCGCCGACCCAGTTCGCCAGCGCACCATCATCAGTGAAGAACTCGATGAAGTTGTGGCAAAGCACGGAGATGACCGCCGAAGCGCAATCATTGCTGGTTTCGACGGCGATGTTTCAGTCGAAGACCTGATTCCTGAAGAGGAAATGGTTATCTCTCTCACCCGCGGTGGCTACATTAAGCGCACCAAGAGTGACAACTACCGCCAGCAACACCGCGGCGGTAAGGGCGTTAAGGGAGCCAACCTTCGTGCCGATGACGTTGTTGAGCACTTCTTTGTGACCACAACCCACCACTGGTTGTTGTTCTTCACAAACAAGGGCCGCGTTTACCGCACCAAGGCCTATGAGGTTCTTGAAGGTGGCCGCGACACCAAGGGACAGCACGTTGCTAACCTGCTTGCCCTTCAGCCTGATGAACAGATTGCCCAGGTTCTTGACCTTAAGGACTACCAGCAAGCACCATATCTCGTACTTGCCACCCGTGACGGTTTGGTCAAGAAGACCTCTCTCGATGCCTATGACACTGCGCGAACCGGCGGAATCATCGCGATCAAACTTCGTGAAGGTGACGAACTGGTCTCAGCGATGTTGGCATCTGAGGCAGACGACCTACTGCTCGTTTCTCACAAGGGTATGTCGATCCGATTCTCAGCCAGCGATGAAATGCTGCGACCAATGGGCCGCGACACTTCAGGAAACATCGGTATGAACTTCCGCGAGGGTGACCACCTACTTTCTGCAAGCGTGATCAATGACGCTGACGAAGCCTTTGTATTTGTGGTTACTGAAGGCGGATACGCCAAGCGCACCGAGGTTTCTCAGTACCGCCCGCAAAACCGCGGTGGTTTGGGTATCAAGGTAGCCAAGCTTGAAGAAAAGCGCGGAGACCTAGTTGGCGCAATCATCGTTGCCGAAGATGACGAAGTTCTTGTAGTTCTAGCCAGCGGCAAGGTGGTTCGTTCAGCTGTGAACGAGGTTCCAGCCAAGGGCCGTGACACCATGGGTGTTGTCTTTGCTCGATTCGAAGAGGATGACGTAATTCTCGGACTAGCGAAAAACACCGAACGCAATCTAGAGTCGAATGAGATTGCCGGCGATGACGAAGTTGAAGCCGCCGAAGTAGCCACTGAAGGAGCAGCTGAATGA
- a CDS encoding DUF3566 domain-containing protein, with product MKERLKAAAKSAASRATGPAPKQVKLKLVQIGFWSAVKAGLLVTIATGIAMIVGFFLIWLVVSSTGLFGSLSTLINGIIGGGSGTTEAGVNVAEQLSLPRVMSFAITTALFNIVIGTLLTGISAAIYNVIARLTGGISVGFTNDQ from the coding sequence ATGAAAGAACGCCTAAAGGCCGCAGCCAAGAGCGCCGCATCGCGCGCAACCGGTCCGGCGCCAAAGCAGGTAAAGCTGAAGCTGGTTCAAATTGGCTTCTGGTCAGCTGTTAAGGCAGGCCTGCTAGTCACCATTGCCACTGGCATTGCCATGATTGTTGGTTTTTTCTTGATCTGGCTTGTGGTCAGCAGCACCGGATTGTTCGGTAGCTTGAGCACGCTAATCAACGGAATCATCGGTGGCGGAAGCGGCACAACTGAGGCGGGCGTAAACGTTGCCGAGCAGCTGAGCTTGCCACGAGTGATGTCATTTGCCATCACTACAGCACTGTTCAACATTGTGATCGGAACCCTGCTAACCGGTATTTCTGCAGCAATTTACAACGTGATTGCTCGTCTAACCGGCGGAATCTCAGTTGGTTTTACCAACGACCAGTAA
- a CDS encoding SDR family oxidoreductase produces MTNSFAGKHAFVSGSSRGIGAQVAQMLAAQGATVAINYRDKVVRAEKIANQIIEAGGKAIVVGADLTDYSSIDALAATLKAEFGGLDLLVLNASGGMETGKGEDYAMKLNRDAQVNLVKTALPLMNAGSRIVFVTSHQAHFIRETPTMPEYVPVALSKRAGEDALRDMIPELTEKGIEFVVVSGDMIEGTVTATLLDRLNPGAIDARKEAVGKLYNVEEFAEEIVKAASAPVPADNTVLVGDTGYFTKK; encoded by the coding sequence ATGACTAACTCATTCGCTGGTAAGCACGCTTTTGTATCTGGTTCATCACGAGGCATTGGCGCACAAGTTGCCCAGATGCTGGCTGCGCAGGGCGCAACCGTGGCCATCAACTACCGCGACAAGGTGGTTCGCGCCGAAAAGATTGCAAACCAGATCATCGAAGCCGGCGGCAAGGCCATCGTGGTTGGTGCAGATCTAACCGATTACTCAAGTATTGACGCTTTGGCGGCAACCCTAAAGGCTGAATTTGGTGGCCTAGACCTTTTGGTTCTCAACGCTTCTGGCGGTATGGAGACTGGCAAGGGCGAGGATTACGCGATGAAGCTAAACCGCGATGCACAGGTAAACCTTGTGAAGACCGCTTTGCCACTGATGAACGCTGGCTCACGCATTGTGTTCGTCACCAGCCACCAGGCGCACTTCATCCGCGAAACTCCAACCATGCCTGAGTACGTGCCAGTTGCTCTCAGCAAGCGCGCCGGCGAAGACGCTCTTCGCGACATGATTCCTGAGCTAACCGAAAAGGGCATCGAGTTTGTAGTGGTTTCGGGAGACATGATTGAGGGGACCGTGACGGCTACCCTGCTTGACCGCCTAAACCCAGGCGCCATCGATGCTCGTAAAGAAGCTGTCGGCAAGCTCTACAACGTAGAAGAATTTGCCGAAGAGATCGTCAAGGCTGCCTCAGCGCCGGTACCAGCAGACAACACCGTCTTGGTTGGCGACACCGGTTACTTCACTAAGAAATAA